A genome region from Maridesulfovibrio salexigens DSM 2638 includes the following:
- a CDS encoding manganese efflux pump MntP family protein — translation MPFYEIFIISVALAMDAFTIAVACGLCMPEVSKRQNFRLSFHFGLFQALMPLLGWLAGLTVKSMVETYAPWISFFLLAFVGGKMIQESFETDDSCDTYKDPTKGLSLVFLSVATSLDALAVGLSFSIMDYPIAFPCVMIGITALVLTSFGLWLGKSFAKASSYSHIAERIGGVVLILIGLKLLLQ, via the coding sequence ATGCCTTTTTACGAAATTTTCATCATATCCGTGGCACTCGCCATGGATGCCTTTACCATTGCCGTTGCCTGCGGTCTGTGCATGCCCGAAGTCAGCAAACGGCAGAACTTCAGGCTCTCTTTCCATTTCGGCCTGTTTCAGGCCCTGATGCCCCTTTTAGGCTGGCTGGCCGGACTTACCGTCAAATCCATGGTCGAAACGTATGCTCCTTGGATTTCCTTTTTCCTCTTAGCATTCGTGGGCGGAAAAATGATTCAGGAGTCCTTCGAAACAGACGATTCATGCGATACATACAAGGATCCCACCAAGGGACTTTCACTGGTATTCCTGTCGGTTGCCACCAGTCTGGATGCTTTAGCCGTGGGACTTTCATTTTCCATCATGGACTATCCCATTGCATTCCCCTGCGTTATGATCGGGATTACTGCACTGGTGCTGACTTCATTCGGACTCTGGCTGGGTAAATCATTTGCCAAAGCATCAAGCTACAGCCATATTGCCGAAAGGATAGGCGGAGTAGTTCTCATTCTAATCGGATTGAAACTGCTTCTACAGTAA
- a CDS encoding YheT family hydrolase, with translation MPLLQPPPYKPKFPLQSGHLQTIFPRLFRKVSLPPVVKRRIETPDGDFLDIDWHLASSSRLAVIAHGLEGNSRRPYVLGMARALVLAGWDCITYTFRGCSNDPNKKPGMYHSGDTRDIHTVLEYGLNHGIYDDAALIGFSMGGNHVLKYLGEDPDKVPAKVKRAIGISVPCDLEASAVKLCEKSNFIYSSYFLRSLKQKIKVKNKQFPDLYPLEKLSSIKNIVDFDNAYTAPINGFADASDYYRQSSCKQFLDNIRVPSLVLSAEDDPFLTPECYPVENAENSQHLYLQIPKYGGHVGFADLPMEKQLWSEDRTVRFLNT, from the coding sequence ATGCCTTTATTGCAACCCCCTCCCTATAAACCCAAATTCCCTCTCCAATCGGGTCATCTCCAAACAATATTTCCTCGCCTCTTCCGGAAAGTCAGCCTCCCGCCTGTAGTCAAAAGAAGAATCGAAACTCCTGACGGCGACTTTCTTGATATAGACTGGCACCTTGCAAGCAGCTCACGCCTTGCTGTCATTGCCCACGGCCTTGAAGGTAATTCACGCAGACCTTACGTACTCGGCATGGCCCGCGCGCTCGTGCTCGCCGGCTGGGATTGCATCACCTATACTTTTCGCGGCTGCAGCAATGATCCAAACAAAAAGCCCGGAATGTACCATAGCGGCGACACCCGGGATATCCACACCGTACTTGAATACGGACTTAACCATGGTATTTACGATGATGCTGCCCTCATCGGCTTCAGCATGGGCGGCAACCACGTCCTGAAATACCTGGGAGAAGACCCGGACAAAGTTCCCGCTAAAGTAAAAAGAGCCATCGGCATATCTGTGCCCTGTGATCTGGAAGCCTCTGCTGTAAAACTCTGTGAAAAATCCAATTTCATTTACAGCAGTTATTTTTTGCGATCATTAAAGCAGAAAATAAAAGTAAAAAACAAACAATTCCCAGATCTTTACCCTCTCGAAAAACTCTCCTCCATCAAAAATATCGTTGATTTCGACAACGCTTATACCGCGCCCATCAACGGTTTTGCGGATGCTTCCGACTATTACCGCCAATCATCATGCAAACAATTCTTGGACAATATCAGGGTCCCGTCACTTGTTCTTAGTGCAGAAGATGATCCTTTCCTGACCCCGGAATGCTACCCTGTTGAAAATGCGGAAAATAGCCAACACCTGTACCTGCAAATCCCCAAATACGGAGGACACGTCGGTTTTGCCGACCTGCCTATGGAAAAACAGCTCTGGTCAGAAGACAGAACTGTAAGATTCCTGAATACGTGA